In one Suricata suricatta isolate VVHF042 chromosome 9, meerkat_22Aug2017_6uvM2_HiC, whole genome shotgun sequence genomic region, the following are encoded:
- the PDIA3 gene encoding protein disulfide-isomerase A3, producing the protein MRPRCRALFPGVALLFAAARLAAASDVLELTDDNFESRISDTGSAGLMLVEFFAPWCGHCKRLAPEYEAAATRLKGIVPLAKVDCTANTNTCNKYGVSGYPTLKIFRDGEEAGAYDGPRTADGIVSHLKKQAGPASVPLRTEEEFEKFISDKDASVVGFFKDLFSDAHSEFLKAASNLRDNYRFAHTNVESLVNKYDDNGEGITLFRPSHLMNKFEDKTVAYVEQKMTSGKIKKFIQENIFGICPHMTEDNKDLMQGKDLLVAYYDVDYEKNAKGSNYWRNRVMMVAKKFLDAGNKLSFAVASRKTFSHELSDFGLESTAGDIPVVAIRTAKGEKFVMQEEFSRDGKALERFLQDYFDGNLKRYLKSEPIPESNDGPVKVVVAENFDEIVNDENKDVLIEFYAPWCGHCKNLEPKYKELGEKLRKDPNIIIAKMDATANDVPSPYEVRGFPTIYFSPANKKLNPKKYEGGRELSDFISYLQREATNPPIIQEEKAKKKKKAQEDL; encoded by the exons ATGCGCCCCCGCTGTCGAGCCCTGTTTCCGGGCGTGGCGCTGCTTTTCGCCGCGGCCCGACTCGCCGCCGCCTCAGACGTGCTGGAACTCACTGACGACAACTTCGAGAGTCGCATCTCGGACACGGGCTCTGCGGGCCTCATGCTCGTCGAGTTCTTCGCCCCTTG gtgtgGACACTGCAAGAGGCTTGCCCCTGAGTATGAAGCTGCAGCAACCAGGTTAAAAGGAATAGTCCCATTAGCAAAG GTCGATTGTACTGCCAACACGAATACCTGTAATAAGTATGGAGTCAGTGGATATCCAACCTTGAAGATATTTAGAGATGGTGAAGAAGCTGGTGCTTATGATGGGCCCAGGACTGCCG ATGGAATTGTCAGCCACCTGAAGAAGCAGGCTGGACCAGCCTCTGTTCCTCTCAGGACCgaggaagaatttgagaagttcATTAGTGACAAAGATGCTTCTGTGGTGG gttttttcaaagatttattcAGTGATGCTCACTCTGAGTTTCTGAAAGCAGCCAGCAACTTGAGGGATAACTACCGATTTGCACACACCAATGTGGAGTCTCTTGTGAACAAATATGATGACAATGGAGA GGGTATCACCTTGTTTCGTCCTTCACATCTGATGAACAAGTTTGAGGACAAGACTGTGGCATATGTAGAACAGAAAATGACCAGTGgcaagattaaaaaatttatccAAGAAAACAT ttttggtatcTGCCCTCACATGACAGAAGACAATAAAGATTTGATGCAGGGCAAGGACTTACTTGTGGCTTACTATGATGTGGACTATGAAAAGAATGCCAAAGGTTCCAACTACTGGAGAAACAG AGTGATGATGGTAGCAAAGAAATTCCTAGATGCTGGAAACAAACTCAGCTTTGCTGTAGCTAGCCGCAAAACCTTTAGCCATGAGCTTTCTGATTTTGGCTTGGAAAGCACTGCTGGAGATATTCCTGTTGTTGCTATCAGAACTGCAAAAGGAGAGAAGTTTGTCATGCAGGAGGAGTTCTC ACGTGATGGCAAGGCTCTTGAAAGATTCCTGCAGGATTATTTTGATGGCAACCTAAAGAGATACCTGAAGTCTGAGCCCATCCCAGAGAGCAATGATGGGCCAGTAAAG GTAGTAGTAGCAGAGAATTTTGATGAAATAGtgaatgatgaaaataaagatgtgCTGATTGAATTTTATGCTCCTTGGTGTGGTCACTGTAAGAATCTGGAACCTAAATATAAAGAACTGGGAGAGAAG CtcagaaaagacccaaatattATCATAGCCAAGATGGATGCTACAGCCAATGATGTGCCTTCTCCATATGAAGTCAGAGG ttTTCCTACCATCTACTTCTCTCCAGCCAACAAGAAGCTAAATCCAAAGAAATACGAA GGTGGCCGTGAATTAAGTGATTTTATTAGCTATCTACAGCGAGAGGCAACAAACCCCCCTataattcaagaagaaaaagccaagaagaagaagaaggcacAGGAGGATCTCTAA
- the ELL3 gene encoding RNA polymerase II elongation factor ELL3 isoform X2 yields the protein MEGPQELLSGKFQLCFTPAAGTSLLMLRLNDAVLRALQECRRQQVRPVIAFQGNRGYLRFPGPGWSCLFSFIMSQCGPEGPGGGLDLVCQHLGRSGPNHLHCLGPLRERLTIWAAMDSIPAPSSVQRHNLTVRARDPESWQNIGDYSEEDTISQPQMALKEVPDPLASTQGQSLPGSSEKHMAQWEVRNQIHLPNREPDQTLPSSASQKYLDKKRPAPTTPRRLKEKRLRTLPLAPSPLQGLPSQDLQDGEDWEQEDKDEDDMGPRLEHSPSVQADSESPSPEEVPDYLLQYRAIHSAEQQHAYEQDFETDYTEYRILHARVGAASQRFIELGAEIKRVQRGTPEHKVLEEKIVQEYKKFRKRYPGYREEKCRYTILHQGLVYILST from the exons ATGGAGGGACCCCAGGAGCTTCTCAGTGGGAAGTTCCAACTCTGCTTCACTCCAGCTGCCGGGACCAGCCTCCTGATGCTCAGGCTAAACGATGCGGTGTTACGTGCGCTGCAAGAGTGTCGGCGGCAACAG GTTCGGCCAGTGATCGCTTTCCAAGGCAACCGAGGG tATCTGAGGTTCCCAGGCCCTGGCTGGTCCTGTCTCTTCTCCTTCATAATGTCCCAGTGTGGCCCAGAGGGCCCTGGTGGTGGCCTGGACCTTGTGTGCCAACACTTAGGCAG GTCTGGGCCTAACCACCTTCACTGCCTGGGCCCACTCAGGGAGCGCCTGACTATTTGGGCAGCCATGGATTCCATCCCTGCCCCATCTTCAGTTCAGAGACACAATTTAACTGTCCGTGCCAGAGATCCTGAGAGTTGGCAGAACATAGGAGACTATTCTGAAGAAGACACAATTTCACAGCCACAGATGGCACTAAAAGAG GTGCCAGACCCACTGGCAAGCACCCAAGGACAGTCACTCCCAGGATCCTCAGAGAAACACATGGCACAGTGGGAAGTGAG AAACCAGATCCATCTTCCAAACAGAGAACCTGATCAGACACTGCCTTCCTCTGCTAGCCAGAAATATTTGGACAAG AAACGTCCAGCACCTACAACCCCTAGAAGACTAAAAGAAAAGAGGCTCAGAACCTTGCCTTTAGCTCCAAGTCCCTTACAAGGACTGCCCAGTCAGGACCTGCAAGATGGAGAAGATTGGGAGCAAGAAGATAAAGATGAAGATGATATGGGCCCCAGGCTGGAACACAGTCCCTCAGTTCAAGCAG aTTCTGAATCCCCAAGCCCTGAAGAAGTACCAGATTACCTCCT GCAATACAGGGCCATCCACAGTGCAGAACAGCAACATGCTTATGAGCAAGACTTTGAGACGGATTATACTGAATACCGCATCCTCCATGCTCGTGTTGGGGCTGCAAGCCAAAGGTTCATAGAGCtgggagctgagatcaagagagtTCAGCGAGGAACTCCAGAACACAAG GTGCTGGAAGAAAAAATAGTCCAGGAATATAAAAAGTTCAGGAAG CGTTACCCAGGTTACAGGGAAGAAAAGTGTCGTT aTACCATTCTCCATCAGGGGCTAGTTTACATCCTATCAACGTGA
- the ELL3 gene encoding RNA polymerase II elongation factor ELL3 isoform X1 codes for MEGPQELLSGKFQLCFTPAAGTSLLMLRLNDAVLRALQECRRQQVRPVIAFQGNRGYLRFPGPGWSCLFSFIMSQCGPEGPGGGLDLVCQHLGRSGPNHLHCLGPLRERLTIWAAMDSIPAPSSVQRHNLTVRARDPESWQNIGDYSEEDTISQPQMALKEVPDPLASTQGQSLPGSSEKHMAQWEVRNQIHLPNREPDQTLPSSASQKYLDKKRPAPTTPRRLKEKRLRTLPLAPSPLQGLPSQDLQDGEDWEQEDKDEDDMGPRLEHSPSVQADSESPSPEEVPDYLLQYRAIHSAEQQHAYEQDFETDYTEYRILHARVGAASQRFIELGAEIKRVQRGTPEHKVLEEKIVQEYKKFRKRYPGYREEKCRCEYLHQKLSHIKGLILEFEGKKGDS; via the exons ATGGAGGGACCCCAGGAGCTTCTCAGTGGGAAGTTCCAACTCTGCTTCACTCCAGCTGCCGGGACCAGCCTCCTGATGCTCAGGCTAAACGATGCGGTGTTACGTGCGCTGCAAGAGTGTCGGCGGCAACAG GTTCGGCCAGTGATCGCTTTCCAAGGCAACCGAGGG tATCTGAGGTTCCCAGGCCCTGGCTGGTCCTGTCTCTTCTCCTTCATAATGTCCCAGTGTGGCCCAGAGGGCCCTGGTGGTGGCCTGGACCTTGTGTGCCAACACTTAGGCAG GTCTGGGCCTAACCACCTTCACTGCCTGGGCCCACTCAGGGAGCGCCTGACTATTTGGGCAGCCATGGATTCCATCCCTGCCCCATCTTCAGTTCAGAGACACAATTTAACTGTCCGTGCCAGAGATCCTGAGAGTTGGCAGAACATAGGAGACTATTCTGAAGAAGACACAATTTCACAGCCACAGATGGCACTAAAAGAG GTGCCAGACCCACTGGCAAGCACCCAAGGACAGTCACTCCCAGGATCCTCAGAGAAACACATGGCACAGTGGGAAGTGAG AAACCAGATCCATCTTCCAAACAGAGAACCTGATCAGACACTGCCTTCCTCTGCTAGCCAGAAATATTTGGACAAG AAACGTCCAGCACCTACAACCCCTAGAAGACTAAAAGAAAAGAGGCTCAGAACCTTGCCTTTAGCTCCAAGTCCCTTACAAGGACTGCCCAGTCAGGACCTGCAAGATGGAGAAGATTGGGAGCAAGAAGATAAAGATGAAGATGATATGGGCCCCAGGCTGGAACACAGTCCCTCAGTTCAAGCAG aTTCTGAATCCCCAAGCCCTGAAGAAGTACCAGATTACCTCCT GCAATACAGGGCCATCCACAGTGCAGAACAGCAACATGCTTATGAGCAAGACTTTGAGACGGATTATACTGAATACCGCATCCTCCATGCTCGTGTTGGGGCTGCAAGCCAAAGGTTCATAGAGCtgggagctgagatcaagagagtTCAGCGAGGAACTCCAGAACACAAG GTGCTGGAAGAAAAAATAGTCCAGGAATATAAAAAGTTCAGGAAG CGTTACCCAGGTTACAGGGAAGAAAAGTGTCGTTGTGAGTACCTGCATCAGAAACTGTCCCACATTAAAGGTCTCATCCTGGAGTTTGAGGGGAAAAAGGGGGACAGCTGA